One segment of Neodiprion fabricii isolate iyNeoFabr1 chromosome 1, iyNeoFabr1.1, whole genome shotgun sequence DNA contains the following:
- the LOC124182108 gene encoding keratin, type II cytoskeletal 2 epidermal, with translation MKLLAVLLVAAVASAQTLDDCLQQDSISCVQKSLYRRAKEFFGQDKFEIVRGVSLVKSQDSRGAKTGEDVVYDQEIEVTKSTVAERQNSLENFVTDKISGFVSGRSLQINFSPMIEEVSNSARALTDSVPEEVRQAVDEVVEGRGKKKILKSILPLLLAAKLKIGALATLAYFGIALLAKKAIIASLISIAISAFIGFKALMSQGHDHHSSATAYNSGGWSSGGGGGWSSGGGGGGGGGWSSGGSPGGWSSSGGSGGWEDRQAAQSQAYSGYQH, from the exons atgaaattactcGCCGTTTTGCTCGTCGCAGCGGTTGCCTCCGCCCAGACCCTCGACGACTGCCTGCAGCAGGACAGCATATCATGCGTGCAGAAAAGCCTCTATCGTCGGGCAAAGGAGTTCTTCGGCCAGGATAAGTTCGAAATTGTGCGCGGTGTGAGCCTTGTCAAGTCCCAGGATTCCCGCGGCGCGAAAACCGGCGAGGATGTTGTCTACGATCAGGAGATCGAAGTCACGAAGAGCACCGTCGCCGAGCGTCAAAATTCCCTGGAGAATTTCGTAACTGATAAAATCAGCGGCTTCGTTAGTGGTCGCAGCCTTCAG ATCAACTTCTCGCCGATGATCGAGGAGGTCAGTAACTCCGCACGCGCCTTGACCGATTCGGTACCCGAGGAAGTGAGACAAGCCGTCGACGAGGTCGTTGAAG GacgtggaaagaaaaagattctCAAATCGATTCTGCCGCTTCTGTTGGCCGCAAAATTGAAGATCGGTGCCCTAGCCACTCTCGCCTACTTCGGAATCGCCCTTTTGGCCAAGAAGGCCATCATTGCGTCTCTCATTTCGATCGCCATATCCGCCTTCATTGGGTTCAAGGCCCTCATGTCGCAGGGTCATGACCACCACTCGTCTGCAACAGCCTACAACTCTGGTGGCTGGTCGTCTGGCGGTGGTGGCGGATGGTCTTCCGGTGGTGGTggcggtggcggcggcggcTGGTCTTCCGGTGGATCTCCAGGTGGATGGTCATCCTCGGGCGGTTCCGGCGGCTGGGAAGATCGTCAGGCAGCTCAGAGCCAGGCGTACTCCGGATATCAGCATTAA
- the LOC124187855 gene encoding uncharacterized protein LOC124187855, which yields MARVTYCTPTRSHDTLSNIFDLNSVERLSVKLLENIKKSRVLRFNDFVSIGTIRSHTEKRTRGDASFLDIFEDVVNTKSLNLDLGLVSLKLFRDAGVFNVGLKLDPQGSRGEKEDGQMLPLLLIGLKTTMFIIGVVSFVGLLTLKAFIVSKTAILIAVILGLKKLFGGHEKVAYETVYDHHAVIPDHHQYFDHHYEPEVFKGHPEMLDQKLVGIYNLLNDETQIFQESQDVPKYEFLAHEPDTLQGQDPNGLFDDGPKEYKLESHQKRRSWSDIGKRKSFSLVIGSPHYEPLVLSYKKIAGGKNLQS from the exons atGGCCAGAGTCACCTACTGCACTCCTACGCGATCACACGATACTCTCAGTAATATCTTCGACCTTAACAGTGTCGAAAGATTGTCTGTTAAGCTACTTGAGAACATTAAAAAGTCTAGAGTGTTACGGTTCAATGACTTTGTAAGTATAGGTACGATTCGTAGCCACACGGAAAAACGAACGCGAGGAGATGCAAGCTTTTTAGATATATTTGAAGACGTTGTGAACACAAAATCGCTAAACCTAGACCTTGGTCTCGTAAGCCTCAAGCTGTTCCGAGATGCTGGTGTATTTAACGTCGGCTTAAAACTCGACCCACAAGGCTCCAGAG GCGAGAAGGAAGATGGTCAAATGTTACCTCTACTATTGATTGGATTGAAAACGACAATGTTTATTATTGGGGTGGTATCATTCGTTGGATTACTGACGCTTAAAGCGTTCATTGTGTCAAAAACCGCAATACTAATAGCGGTTATCTTGGGTTTGAAGAAGCTCTTTGGCGGTCATGAAAAAGTAGCATATGAGACGGTTTACGATCATCACGCCGTTATCCCAGATCACCACCAATACTTCGATCATCATTATGAGCCAGAAGTTTTCAAAGGCCATCCAGAAATGCTTGATCAAAAATTAGTTGGCATCTACAATCTGCTAAACGATGAAACGCAGATTTTTCAGGAAAGCCAGGACGTCCCAAAGTACGAATTTTTAGCACATGAACCCGACACGCTCCAGGGCCAAGACCCCAATGGACTGTTTGACGATGGTCCAAAAGAGTACAAGCTCGAAAGTCATCAGAAAAGGAGAA GCTGGAGTGACATCggaaaacgaaaatcattTAGCCTTGTGATTGGCAGTCCTCATTACGAACCGCTAGTCCtcagttataaaaaaatcgcaGGAGGGAAGAATTTGCAATCATag
- the LOC124182727 gene encoding uncharacterized protein LOC124182727, with product MKAALMFLAMVAMALANPVEKVEKVEIHQQQSVTMTDRAKYEEELLRKLNAKCSQNEVSSCVMLKLVTYMNKLLKKASIELTDDIEIRKTSQVTEEAMFTAARSNDEDSEVLDLITNKIYSFVKSRSIKWRILPEDDVVVSASEDETGSLNLGLSIEHSDKAVQDGRGKKNNMGPLLAAAALKIGLIGGLAFKGLALLVGKALLLSKIALLLASIIGLKKLFSQQKHVTYEVVAHPHHSSSHSYSSDHGHGDSYSSGWGRNLDVSPVAISSKGVSDAQDLAYSAHKN from the exons ATGAAGGCAGCTTTAATGTTTCTGGCTATGGTGGCCATGGCATTGGCCAATCCGGTGGAAAAGGTAGAGAAGGTCGAGATTCACCAGCAGCAGTCGGTGACCATGACCGACAGGGCTAAGTATGAAGAAGAGCTTCTCCGTAAGTTGAACGCCAAGTGCTCTCAGAACGAAGTGAGCAGCTGCGTGATGCTGAAGTTGGTTACCTACATGAACAAGCTATTGAAAAAGGCCTCTATCGAATTGACTGACgatattgaaattcgaaaGACGAGCCAGGTAACGGAGGAGGCTATGTTTACCGCTGCCAGAAGCAACGATGAAGATTCGGAAGTCTTGGATCtcataacaaataaaatttactcgtTTGTCAAGTCGAGGAGTATCAAATGGCGAATACTTCCAGAAGATGACGTGGTTGTTTCCGCTTCCGAGGATGAAACAGGTTCATTGAATCTTGGATTATCCATCGAACACTCCGACAAAGCTGTCCAAGATG GtcgtgggaaaaaaaacaacatggGGCCTCTACTCGCTGCCGCAGCCCTCAAGATCGGTTTGATTGGTGGTCTGGCTTTTAAGGGTCTCGCCCTGCTCGTTGGCAAGGCCTTACTTCTGTCAAAGATCGCCCTGCTTCTTGCCAGTATAATCGGGTTGAAGAAACTCTTCTCCCAGCAGAAGCACGTTACCTATGAGGTAGTCGCACATCCGCACCACTCCTCGAGCCACTCCTACAGTTCTGACCATGGCCATGGGGATAGCTACTCTAGCGGATGGGGCAGGAACCTGGATGTCTCCCCTGTGGCCATTTCTTCGAAAGGAGTGAGCGACGCTCAAGACTTGGCTTACAGCGCCcacaaaaattaa
- the LOC124182604 gene encoding uncharacterized protein LOC124182604: MASYREFIAPMLVLVFIGSTTADELWVERSGGVLGGFTNLCAKEDPKNVSVSCHGVRIVRKVVQQFLEKSAAVPNLELSEGVQLIETSAPMLSRRARNMKNSGVVEEIVNFLEGRELRVKLPSLLPDNLETALKESLPNANQGRKKGDGFGGGKGGGGGVMMMALMMGKMMGALGLGALGLLAMKALMVSGLALMLSLIVAAKKLAGGHDDGGGHHVIYAQESHGHGHRRSLDDTDFGDLPYRGYSIDYAVKNS; encoded by the exons atggcaagtTACCGAGAATTTATCGCCCCGATGCTTGTCCTCGTCTTCATCGGGTCTACGACGGCCGATGAACTTTGGGTGGAGCGTTCGGGTGGAGTGTTAGGAGGTTTCACCAACTTGTGCGCAAAGGAGGATCCAAAAAACGTATCCGTGTCGTGCCACGGGGTTCGAATTGTGCGAAAAGTGGTTCAACAGTTCCTCGAAAAGTCAGCGGCGGTTCCAAATCTTGAGCTATCCGAGGGTGTTCAATTGATTGAGACCTCAGCTCCAATGTTATCTCGGAGGGCGAGAAACATGAAGAACTCTGGAGTAGTTGAGGAGATCGTCAACTTTTTGGAAGGACGTGAGCTGAGGGTGAAACTGCCAAGTCTTCTTCCGGACAATCTGGAAACGGCTCTGAAGGAGTCGCTACCAAACGCTAATCAAG GTCGGAAAAAAGGCGATGGTTTTGGCGGCGGTAAAGGAGGTGGCGGAGGCGTCATGATGATGGCACTGATGATGG GAAAGATGATGGGTGCCTTGGGGCTAGGAGCTTTGGGTCTATTGGCGATGAAGGCGTTAATGGTTTCCGGTCTTGCCTTGATGTTGTCCCTGATCGTGGCAGCGAAGAAGCTGGCCGGAGGTCATGACGACGGTGGCGGTCACCACGTGATCTACGCTCAGGAGAGCCACGGTCATGGCCACAGACGATCGCTGGACGATACCGATTTTGGCGATCTACCATACCGGGGATACTCGATCGATTACGCGGTTAAAAACTCCTAG